One region of Paenibacillus polymyxa M1 genomic DNA includes:
- a CDS encoding cation diffusion facilitator family transporter, with translation MNSERSRSLETAALSGIVGNLALAVLKGTVGYAANSKALMGDALHTAADSASRLQEMLFSKGGTDHGMLARLRNGEKVRTVISVVLAILVLMSGLQLGISAVRSLSSSEPQAPGLYALITVLIALVLREALFQFQYRYSIKHGHKAEADRYANHERYSLYASLIALIGMIGAMTGEAMEWPALLYLDPTAALLVACLVLRKGYLMVMNTAYQAPAQPLREEDSQRFMETIQRVYGIVTVEHLHAQETGHFITVDVTISVNPRITVQEAQEIADRAKNLLLARFPQVTHVQMQFISYQAGYPYKSNHELPDNDASSLLQ, from the coding sequence GTGAATAGCGAACGCAGCCGATCATTAGAAACTGCGGCGTTGAGCGGGATTGTAGGTAATCTCGCGCTGGCTGTTCTAAAGGGAACCGTCGGTTATGCGGCAAACAGCAAGGCGTTGATGGGGGATGCACTGCACACGGCTGCGGATAGTGCTTCCCGTTTGCAGGAGATGCTGTTTTCCAAGGGTGGTACAGATCACGGAATGCTGGCGCGATTGCGGAACGGTGAAAAAGTTCGGACGGTCATATCTGTGGTGCTGGCTATTTTAGTGCTGATGAGCGGACTTCAGCTAGGTATTTCTGCCGTTCGTTCATTAAGCAGTTCGGAACCGCAGGCTCCCGGTCTGTATGCTTTAATTACCGTGTTAATTGCCCTGGTGTTGAGAGAAGCGTTATTTCAGTTTCAATATCGCTATTCGATTAAACATGGCCATAAAGCGGAAGCAGATCGGTACGCTAACCATGAACGGTACTCGCTGTATGCATCGCTGATTGCATTGATCGGTATGATCGGTGCAATGACTGGCGAAGCAATGGAATGGCCTGCATTATTGTATCTTGATCCAACTGCAGCTTTGCTGGTAGCCTGTCTGGTGCTGCGTAAAGGATATCTGATGGTGATGAATACCGCTTATCAGGCACCTGCACAGCCCTTGCGGGAGGAAGACTCCCAGCGCTTTATGGAGACGATTCAACGAGTATATGGTATTGTAACGGTTGAACACTTACATGCTCAGGAAACGGGCCATTTCATAACAGTGGATGTAACGATAAGTGTTAACCCGCGGATTACGGTGCAGGAAGCGCAGGAAATTGCCGATCGAGCCAAAAATTTACTGTTAGCCCGTTTTCCACAGGTGACTCATGTACAAATGCAGTTCATTTCTTACCAAGCCGGGTATCCTTATAAATCCAATCATGAACTGCCTGATAATGATGCGTCGTCCTTGCTTCAATAA